In one Pseudomonas purpurea genomic region, the following are encoded:
- the cspD gene encoding cold shock domain-containing protein CspD, which yields MSGVKINGKVKWFNNAKGYGFINEDGKTEDLFAHYSAIQMDGYKTLKAGQPVSFEIIQGPKGLHAVNIGSAAAKEIQPIAIATTQHTVTA from the coding sequence ATGTCAGGCGTCAAGATCAATGGCAAGGTCAAGTGGTTTAACAACGCCAAGGGTTACGGTTTCATCAATGAGGACGGCAAAACTGAAGATTTGTTCGCCCATTACTCGGCCATTCAGATGGACGGCTACAAAACCCTGAAAGCCGGCCAGCCCGTGAGCTTCGAGATCATTCAGGGCCCCAAGGGCCTGCATGCCGTGAATATCGGCAGCGCCGCCGCCAAGGAAATCCAGCCGATTGCCATTGCCACCACGCAACACACCGTTACGGCTTAA